In Misgurnus anguillicaudatus chromosome 14, ASM2758022v2, whole genome shotgun sequence, the genomic window gtcattttacggtatgtaaatctaaccctaaaccgaagcgacaatggtaagaaattaggacaacaaagttgagtaaccaaaacgtgaaagtgacacaaaaaggaaacgtgacatgctcacgttcagaCGCGGCAGGGCGTGTCATTTTCGCGttggtccatgcgtgaaatggtcacgtatttgcgtgatattgggttgcgcctggcgttagggttagagttgggtttggttagggatgtaattttatgtaaatctaaccctaaaccgaagcgacaatggtaagaaaataggacaaaacagtcgagtaaccaatacgtgataatcgcacgaaaacaggaattcgttatacgatcacgaaaaaacacgaaatttcgtgataatagcacgaaaaaataatcaaaaaaatacgtgactatataacgaaatttcgtgagactgggctgacaTTTGGATGTGCATCGCATTCTTTGTAACTTTATGTGTTGGGAAACACTTCTGTTTGTGCTTTACTAACATGCAAAATCAAATATACTCCTCAGTTGCATCTTCTGCGAGTCCTTTGCCGATTCAGGAGAAACTAAATAAAAGAACATATCACCCCTTCATTCTCTTGGATAATGTTGGGGTTGGGAAATTTCCCTTATTTTTAAATCCCAATGTTGACAGGTATGGCTCAGCGTGGGAAAAAAACACCAGCTGCTGGCATTTTTGAAAAGCGTGGTGCTTCCATTGATAACATATGCCGTCCGCTGGCGTGAATGCCTTGGTGTACATCACTGTTTAGAAAATCACATGATTTGAGCTATAATAGTAACAGATCATTAGGATTGAGTAAATGTAAAGTTGAATACGGTAATGTTTGCGGTTAATAACAGTACCACAAACACAAATCAAGCATCAAAACAAGAAGCGCTTCATTACAGGTTGGACAGAATCCCACTTGGGTTCAGACTTTTGCGAAGCGCCCAGCACATTCATCATTGGGTTCTAATAGACAGAGCGAGCAAATTATCCCTCTTGGCTCTCGTCCTCACCTGAGTCTCCACACACCATTAAGATGTCAGCGAAACCTAAAGGGACTCAATTGGCCTCTGCCAGCACAGGGCAGAACCATTCTTAAAGCAAACTAGATCCTCAAGAAGATTCTGGAAGTCATCCAGCACTCCATGTCCTGAGGTCACCCTGCATTCTAATGAGACACAGAGTCAGGCCAGAATCTGCCGTGTGCCAGCGGGTTCACGGCTCAGAGCGGCGAAAGTCCACGTTTCAGACTCCATGTCTTTATTAAAGCGCTCTCTCGCTAAAAGTCCAACCTCAGAACCAGCATCTTATGAATACACATTTTATAAAGCCACAATTCAGGGAGAGCTGAATCTATTCAAATCTATTAGTTGCATAAATGTATCTGGTCTTATTGTGAATTATTCAACGGCACATGTTAtaaaataaagcttgttttcatcatatttcatcaaatTATTACATGATTTAATTTAGCACActtgattgtaaccattgacttagtaggaaaaacaaatatgatggaattcaatgggtaacgtcaactgtgtgcttagcttacaatcatttatcaaaatatcttcttcatcatttattacaatacttccataatatgtgttttcctactatgggagttaatggttacaatcagctgtgcatttataaaaaatatcttcttctgtgttcatcaaaaaaaaaaatcatacaacaACATgatgatgagaaaatgatgacagaatttttatttttgagtgaactattcctttaagacgaCCCTAACAAAATACATCAACTGTTGAACTGGCACAGTCAGAAATGGCACAGGGCAGCCCAATACTTCCACCCGGCAGTGTTTGAACAATCTGGCAGCTAAACGTGTGGCACCGTTGGTCATTTCAAGTCTCCATCATTGCGGCATTTTGGTAAATTGTTCCTGGGCCTTGTCTGGGTGCCAATCTCATCTTGGCAGCCACCAACCCAGATCTTTCTTTTGAGACCCAAAGGGCCACAGAAAAACACAGCACAAAGGGTCAAAGGCAGGGAAACCTGCTGGCTTCACGATGTGTACTCAGTTTAAATGACCGTGTTTAAAATGATTCCTGCAGTCTTCACTCGTCCACATCTGTAAAGTCTACAAGATGTCGAGTGCCTTGATTTTCACAAGGGTGCTGGCGAATTTCCTTTTCTTTGTGACTGCTATGCACCCTCAATACACACGTTTGCTAAAAGCTACAATGCTGTGGACTCTTGACTTTTCTCATCAGATTTTATGTAGCTGTTTCATACCAGAATAAAGACAGCTTTTGAAAATCAATGAAATTAAACACATGTTAGTGTTTCTCCATCATCCTTTATCCAACAAAACTGATTCATCTCATCAGCGTATGGCCTCAAATGATTGCAGAAAGTGCAGACACCCTTAAACTGTGCAGTGAACGGACGGCACAGAACTGAAAAGCGATACGCTTTCATCTGTTGACTAGTAAGTTGTTTTTGGCTTTAATTTGATTCTTTAGCAGGTTTCAATTACTGTATGTACTGAAGTTTTTTAAACTGCTGCAACGAGGACACTGATCTGAAGAGTCTATAATGAACCATCAAAGACCTTACAGATCTGTACATTTAGCAGCATCAGATGACGAACCTTCTACATATTATCTTTGAACATAGTGATGATAATGCATTGATGAACCagcaggggcaagttgtcacatGGACTCAATCTGAGTAACTAAGGTTTGAAGTTCaaatgcagttttctttatctgcagTTGGTTTCAAAACAATTCGTAGTATTCCCCTAAATTGAATTTTCAATattagtgaataaaatatttttacaaaggCAAAATATATAATGAACGTAATGTTATACAATGCATGTTTAACCAAAAGCAGCCTTGGTCTCCCCTACAAAACATAATTCTCATTAAAGTCTGCGCTTTGACACAGTGTGTCTTTATTTGAGCATAACTCAGTTGAATTCAGTAAAATTGGGATTGGACAGAGATCTGATACACACCTGTCTCTGCGAAACTGATGATCTCTGACGTTTCCTCCTCCACTTCGTTCGAGGACGCTCCGTGTCCGTCCAGGTTCGGGATCTCCACTCTCCCGTCCTCGTGCACTTTCCCGGCGTGAAGCTTTTTCAGGGCGGTCACCATCGCCGCCTTCGGAATGGGGTGTGTGATGTTGGGTCGGTCCCTCATCTGTAACCGGCTCAAAATGTGTCTTTTTACCGCCTCCAAGAAATCCCCGTCCACGCGTGGGGATGCATCCGTCTGACTGAGCCCGCATGACGCGCAGCTCGGACTGATGCTCTGGGTTTCGGTGTCCGGTGCCGGTGTGCCACGGATCACGAGGATGAAGCACACGAAATAAAGCACTTGAAACGACAACCTTTTCATTTTCCGTGAATGCGCGCGCTCGACTGGAGATGAATGCGAGAAGTATCCGCgtttaggctacttaaaaagtgttaaatgattgGTCGAGCTGTAATATCCACTCTTATTGCGCTATAGGTTCGGTCCACATTTGACCAATTAAACGCAAAAGCAATAAATCCTTGAAATGCCTGGAAAAGGTTCCTGGTGTTAAATGTCTCTTTGGCCACTCCGTGATGCGTTCAGTATAGTTTTGATGAATAACAAAGTGAGCGTTTTCTGCTCTATCATCCAAATGTCACAaagtttattcatttataaagaTGAATAAGAAAACCAAACGGAGGATGTCGGATCTGTCCACCTTTACCGCCGCGAGTGGCACTTTTGCGCGTAAACCCAGTGCGTCATGACATGACTGAAAATCCCAATATTACGCATCTAAAACCCCCACAGACTAAACAAAAGAAAACCTGCTCTGCTGTGTCCTTGTTTCTTCACACTACTTAGTTAAAATTATCCATGATAAAGGCAAACGATTGAGTACAAAGCAGAAAAGCAGTCTAATTTTCCCACAATGTTTCCAAATTGTCACGCGCCCTTGTCTTTATTTCAGCGGTTTAATTGAAGGTCTCGTCCTCTTTCGTTGGAAATTTTGACTTCCAGAATAGGTTTTCCATGTGTTTCTTCTTCATAGCTGTTGAAGCGCGAGATGGTCTTCGGGCACTTTGGCTTTTTCTCTTGCAAACAGACATTGTGCCTCTCAGAGACTCTGAAAAGTTTTTATACAGGAGAAGAGAACCACGTGGGTCCAGCAACTCCAGAGGATTATAAAGGCAGAGAAACTCAGCATGATCTACAGAGAAAATGCGCAGTGGACTACTGGCCCTTAACTAATATGTTGAATTGGTTTGTAAATAGCTACAGCTTCTTATTTCAGCTTAAAATGAACATACttgtttatttaagttttttttttttgttgagatATTTCTATTATAACGAGAATAAAACAACGAAGATctagaaaatattaaaaatcccTTGTTAATTAAAACAAgtcattttctttcagtcatggaaaaCAAGTGAGCCATGGTTTAACTGGTTTGAGTAATTGAATGAATGGACTTTTAAACTGGTTAAGCAGGAGcaaaataatgtaatttaaagttatcacacaaaaacacaacagcTATGACTCTTTTAATGTTTGTCATACTATACATAAGTTGGTTCTCCAGAATACTTCACCAAGTGTGAGAACTGTTTGAAAGAGTTAagagggatagttcacccaaaaatcaaacttttgtCATCACTTACGCCCTctcatgttacaaacctgtataaatgtctttgttctgatgaacacgaaggaagatatattgaggaatgtttgtaaacaatcATGAgcctcattgacttccatagcagaaaaaaaacaataccatggaagtgaatggggctcaagATCGGtgtcctcaaaatatcttccttcatgttcatcaaaacaaaattaATACATGTATGAAACAatttgagggtgagtaaacgatgacagaaatttcatttttgggtgaactatccctttaatgttgtAAAACAGCGCCCCCACTCGGCAAAACGAATataacacagacagacaggcattgCTTGCATTTTTGAGACATTGTTTATAAtagcaataaaatatatttgaaatgtaCATAGCATAACAtgagaaaatgaaaatgcaaaTATACCACCACAATACAGAAAATAACACAATAATGTggcatataaataaatgtttatttttatactcTATTATAGAAATAAAAATACTGCGCTCTAAATTTGTGGCATTGAAAGCGTGGGTACAAGGAAAATCAAAAACTCTTCAACAATATAAGTCATTAAAAGGTTATTAAATGCTTTTTTTATTTCAACAGTTTCTTGCGGTGTAGAAAGTTTTACCGTGTGTGCTcatcagtgttgggtaagtttcTGCTAAGAAGTAAtaaattactagttactaattacatcttcaatcatgtaattagataaattactctctccaaaaagtatttaattacttattactaattacttttaaaatcacatttagtaAATGATACACAGATAGGCCTAAGACAGctcaaataaattatataaagtaCATCAATTTTTCTGCTCACAGTTTTTAAGGTCCAAATCTcactattaactaactattaactatttttgcctcaatatacttctaattactgcttattaatagTTAGTAAAGTATTTGTTAAGTTAAGGTAggattaaggatgtagaataaggttttgcagtaTCAATTTATATGTGCTTtataagtattaataaacagctaatatctcagtaatattaatgctaataaccaaccagttaatagtgagaattgagTGTTaccattaattttatatatcttcagtatttaaagtgagaaggattaataaaaaaaaaaacatagattTTAACCTTAGACttaaatgtttatgtaaaaaacactattgtattatatatcatTGATCTACAGTCCATACACAGCATTTACTTCAATTACATCAGAAGTTACCTTTCCCTAATGCCCTAATGCACTACATTAGATAGATTTGACTGAATAAATAAGATAATCTCTTCAAAATAACcagtttcaatattttaaaatgtaattgtaaatgAACAGGGTTTGTAAAGAAAAACAAGCAGCAAACAGaaaagtttgtctgttttatattaaaaaaacaaatattctcTAAAGCTTTTTATCGTTTTTGTACAAGTAAGTACTACGTGCTCCTGTTGCATTATGGCATAAATTCTGGGACAAGCTATTTGCTggtataaaagagaaaaatgtaTATATCCAAGACCATCGGTATATCCATATATGGGGGGTCATGACGTCACATCCTTGACATTTTCCTTGTCATCGATGAATATATCCGGTGGGTGGGACAACCGGACATCTGTGTGAGTAAAGGAGTGGATCCAGTGTGAAAGAATTATGTTTTAACGGATTATACACGCGAATTAAGTTAACGGCTCTTCACAGACTAAACATACGGTAAGTAATTCATAGTAGTCTTTATTCTTATAAATGTCTTGAAGTGTTTGCGCACACGACGGTTTAAAAGTTCTAAAGAATTTCCTCGGATGAAGCGTCCCTCTTTTTTGTGGAACAACTTTGTGATCGATTGTTCATGGATCCAATGAGAGGGAGAGTAGTCCAGGGCCCGCCCATTATATGGGATGACTGACCAATTAAGAGCCAGAGAAGGCGGGCTCACGTTTATAACAACGAGGAAGGGGTTGTGTCCCGATTTAAAACGCAGAAgtaaaaatcactttaaacagcCGATTTAAAGTAATTgaaagtatatatttttgttttttgtagcTTTGCCGAAAGTTAACACTCACGCTACGTTTTAACtttaatttcaataaaaaactTCGATAGTACCACGGTAACTTACAGTAATATTGTCAGGTGGAACTATCAGTAAATACCATATTCACATAGTAACGTTACATCAACATActtaatgtataaaatattgTAATGGTGTATGTTATTACTACTGTATGATTTGATGCATTAGTAGCTAgacaatattatttttaatattagcagaaagtatcacaatacagtaaatgcattataGTATACAGGTATACCTGAACAGGGTACACAACTGATAATTTTGTGTTTTCGAtaaattgtgtttttcatgTTATATGTTAAATGATATATGACATATTATTATAATCTGTATTATATTGTAATGTACAATATGCTCCAGTCTCTAATCTTGCGTATCTGCACTGTTTACTACCTCATTATTGCACAATGTTGCACATACTTCCTTGTACATATTCAATATTTAATTAGTTTACGTAGTTACATGTAGTTTCTACACCAGTAGTCTCCAATATGGTGCCTGTGGTCTGTTAAACATTGAAATTCATCTGAATCACATTGAAATGAAAATCCTGATATTAATTTATAGGTTCTTACTGTAGGATTGTTTTCGTAGAAAGTATTTTTACGGTTACTGAACATTATGACGCTGTGTTGTGTTTTTTCTTTGCGCACTTGCAGTCGTCTCTTGTCTGGAAACACTAAAGTCATGGCAGCGAATAAGAGTAAGAATCAAAGTTCCCTGGTGCTTCACAAGGTCATCATGGTGGGCAGTGGAGGTGTTGGAAAATCTGCCCTTACACTGCAGTTCATGTATGATGAGGTTAGATCAACACAATCTGATTATGTGTTACACACACCACTTGTTTTGTTATCTAATGCAATGACATTCAGACATTGAATTGTGACTAGTAAGTGtccagacaaaaaatatatgattTCCTTCATTTGAAGTTTGTGGAAGACTATGAACCCACCAAGGCTGATAGTTATAGAAAGAAGGTGGTCCTGGATGGAGAAGAAGTACAGATTGATATTTTGGATACGGCGGGTCAGGAGGACTACGCTGCCATCAGAGATAACTACTTCCGCAGTGGAGAAGGTTTTCTTCTGGTTTTCTCCATCACAGAGCACGAGTCCTTCAGCGCTACCTCAGAATTCAGGTGTTTATAAAATCACTTCTGGGTCATTCTAGACATGAGATAAGAGTCTCTCAGTTACTGCACAACATTCTCAGGAAGATTCAAATCATGTTATCATCACTATGACATCCTGCTCACACCAGAaagctttctttcttttctcatCTGACAAACAAGATCACATTCATGATTAGCAACAGTAGTCCTATAGTAACCAGTTGCTTTGTGACTAGGGTTGCGAAATTCCAGCAATTTTCAAGGCTGGTTACTTTCCATAGGAATTAacaggaatatatgggaattaagaggaattaatgggaatttgaaaaaactgcagagttgcctataacagggaacttagctaaaaaaaatctagcagcataattttgtttaacACAACAAGATTTAATGCAATTTCTCCCCTGCACATTCTTCAGTCACATGCACACTGTTTACTGAAGTGAGGCCACACCCCCTGCATTTACTTACATTCATCATTCATAACATGCACAGATAATTTCTTCAATCCAGTAAATCGGATATGTTCATGTAAACCAGCCCTATTTCATTGAAAACCATGTGGCTAGCTCATGCCGTGATGCTCTTTCTTCTACATTTTGCTAGTTATTTTTCTGTTATCATACAGAATTAGggcgcagtcacaccaaaagcgctttaaacgcttgcaaatgcaaggcgcgacgcattgcctttttttaaaaagagcagtgcggcgcggcttttcatattgctaagcaaccaccgagtcagctgtcttgtcaatcaaatattgaagcgtgagcgctcttttgctgttaactgtcatattagcagaaactttaaaaagagggcgcttgctctgaccttgtttgagggtgagaagtgcacaaacacgcaggagagagtgagcgagtggtgtccggttcttcaaagcaactgtaaacttccctcaccacaacgtaaggcccgcctctcccctcattcgattggacaatgaaagacgcgaatgacgtcgggcgcttctccgctctcagcgttccttcaaaaacacgtgcgcggcaggcggcaaaaaaccgcaaggcgctcggcgcgcataaacagcgcacaaacgcgccctgcccatagaatatcattcaaaaaaggcgcctgcaactgccataaacgcttttggtgtgactggccccttactcTACCACCCAAACGTTTGGACACATtactatttttaatgtttttgataGAAGTCTTTTATGCTCATCAAGACTGCATTTATTTGATCAAGAAATCCTTCAAAAACATTCATATTAAAATCAAGTatgtctgcttatgaccaaacaaattgtttatttatgtttgtatatgatatagtttatataaatttccCTAAATTTCCATATCATATCTGTTaagtttccaatttggaatatttcAAAATCCCCCAGAGTTTTCATGAAAAGTTTCCGGAAATTTACCAGAATCCTCTGCCCCTTTGCGACCCTATTTGTGACACATAAGCTTCCTCACTGAATAAAAATACTTCACAAAGAaaccaaaaatgaccaaaatacTGCGAacatatttattgtttaatgcATAGATTTGTGAAGCTTGTTAGTctgtatttttttctctgtcttGATGCAGTCGCAGCTGGTTAGGACTTGCAGTACTATTTTATCATTTGTAGCTGTGTTACATTAAAAGCTTACTGTATGTGCTGTAAATGTGTTGTTGTGTCTACAGAGAGCAGATCTTAAGGGTGAAAGCAGAAGAGGATATAGTCCCTCTGTTAGTGGTGGGAAATAAATCTGATTTGGAGGACAGACGTCAGGTTTCTGCAGACGAGGCTCGAGCTAAAGCAGATGAGTGgtctgtacagtatgtggaaacaTCGGCAAAAACTCGAGCAAATGTGGACAAGGTtgtgtacattttatttaaaccctgttacatatatataattaaataatacatgattgttttaaaatgcatgttttactTCTGTGTCAGTATGATTTGAgcttttttaaacctttaaagaaaaatgtaatCTCTATAaagactttattttttataaatctctttatttaaaaaaatgattttctttaagTGATCATGCAGGGACTTTTAAACTCCAAAATGTACAGAGCAAAACTATTAATGTCATCCTTATGACTTTCAGTTATGTGGACCGCTTTCTTGGTTCCCCTGTGGTGATGTCTATACAGTAGATTGTTAAACAAAAATGAACTGTTGTGTCCCATAGAGGAAGAAAACTCATGTGGGTTTtgaacaattttcatttttgtctgAATCATTAAACTTACcagttgtttaaaaaaacatattgctcATATCTGAGAACATCTGATACTCAGTGAATATGAATATGTCATGAATTTAAGGTCTTGTGGTGAGTATAAATAAAGCTTGTTGTTTTAATTTCAGGTGTTTTTTGATCTGATGAGGGAGGTGCGTGCAAAAAAGATGTCTGAGAACAAAGAGAAGAACGGAAAGAAAAGTGGCAAAAAGAAGAAGAGTCTGAAGGAGAGATGTGTGCTTCTCTAAGTCACACAAACGCTTGATTCCCACATCAAGCTGACTGGACTGAGCCGATCTAATGGACCACAAGGAGACCAGTTTCTCCTCTCCGTCATTTTTGTTGCCAAATACAATCAAAGCACATGTTGTTGGTGTCATTAGCCACCTGCAGACGTCTTCAACACCTTCTCAATGTCTCTCAGGTCTTCCAAGGTGCCATGAGATGAAATCATTAATGTAACTCTAATCAACCTGGAATATGGAGGATATAAGTTTTAATGCATCAGTCTGTATAACATTTCTAATGTCAGGTTATCACATCAGTTATTGTTTGAACCGGTACCAGCCCATAAGCACAAGGAATGTTTATTCTTCATTCATGAAACACAAACTAAATGGATTAATCACTCATAAATTTGTTCAAATGTAATTGCATTAAATGCAACAATTTACTTAAGAAAGTTTTGACTAACAATCAGTACAGAAAATCTTTTTTCACTAGTGATAAAGTAATCTACACATTtgctttttatatcaaatactctaatatatacacaaaatatattttgtgttgttttgaaGCATTATTGTGCTTTAATATGTGAAGATAACATTGTCTCTTCAGGAATCACAGAAGTCACTGCGTAAAATGTGCCACTTTTATTACAAAACACACACGAttcaaaagattttatttttgttatcaaATCACTTTTCTATGTGTCTGTTTCACTTCTGTCTGGTGGTTATTCTAGTAAATAAACCTTGAATTTGTTATAAATCTCTGTTTGAAGATGATTTAGAAAGCAGGAGAAAAGCAGGAATTTTGCATTCTTGTTCCTGTGATTGAATGACCTCTGGAATTTTGACAAAGGAGCAGCAGCGAGGCTGTAAGATTTTATGAGAGTAATAAAGTGTAGCCGGAGGTAATCGGTCACCTTGACTTTGAATGTGAGAAAGCATCTATTCAGCATTTAACACCCCAGTGTAAAAACACATCTGATTGGCTCAACTTCCATTTTCactattaaactttttttacacatgcacacaaacaaacCTAAGGATTCAAACAAACTggactgcaaaaaaaaacaggcattgaaatgaacatttgaagtgttTTTGTGTCTAAATCCTCACATCACTTGCtggatgttttaaaaataaagagtaTATTTATGAATTGTGTATAGATAAATATTCTGTATAGAATACACACAGTCAGTTCCTCTCATCACCTGCAAGTGGCGCTGTGAAATTAGATAAAAGCTGCTGCTAatgtgatgtgatgtgatgttttcTCAATGGACTTTGTGGCATCAATCTGTAATTCAAGTTGTAAGCAGTTTGAGTAGGTCATCTAAACAATATTCTTAATGAAATATTAAGTTTTGCATTTCGAAAAGTGACACAAAATGtaatcaaatataaaaaattcttgTTCTGGAAAAATATGCCCAGATATTTTTGGTTATGTCATATGAATTTTCTCTTATTAAAAAAGCCAAATGAATAATAACTCGATAATGGAAACCTAAAATCATCTCACTTGTCATTGCAGATATTTTTGGCATGTGATTGTGACGCCTTTGTGTGTTATAAACAGCCTTACAGATGGAATGTTCCTCATTTTAATTTGTGTGTTTCTGAGAACTAGTTAACGTTATAAAACAGCACTGAGTTTATCAGCTTttcttttcattatttttcctgagtgtttatttattttcataagaAGGAATTATTTCTCATCAACTGAAGGAGACATGTACCCTGTTAAAATCAAACCTTTACTCACAGTGGCTTATCTCTTGTGTTTTGCTtatattagtcattcaaaaacagtttttaaagtcagtatttaaagtatttttatttgtttttaaatgaccTTACGTGGTACAAATCTGCTTCATAAATGTGACTGTTTTGGAAATTGATCAGTAATAGTTAGGAATGATGTACTGTTGTATTTTAACATTTCAGGTTTATCTGTTTATTCTGCTGATGTAATCTGTGCTCCTATTGGATCAACAACAGTTCTGTCTTGCCGTCGCCAAAACAGAAATATAAATGGTCAACCACAAAAAAGCTCAAAATATTCGTAATAGATATTCTGTAGATGATTTTCAACAGAACTGTTACCTTACAATCAAAGATCTAAAAAAGACAGATTGTGGAAAATATTAGCCTATTACACTttgaatgatgatgatgatggttaTTGTAAAACTTTGTGCAAATTTACTTTAACTGTTACAGgtaaatgaattat contains:
- the ralbb gene encoding v-ral simian leukemia viral oncogene homolog Bb (ras related), which produces MAANKSKNQSSLVLHKVIMVGSGGVGKSALTLQFMYDEFVEDYEPTKADSYRKKVVLDGEEVQIDILDTAGQEDYAAIRDNYFRSGEGFLLVFSITEHESFSATSEFREQILRVKAEEDIVPLLVVGNKSDLEDRRQVSADEARAKADEWSVQYVETSAKTRANVDKVFFDLMREVRAKKMSENKEKNGKKSGKKKKSLKERCVLL